One Spea bombifrons isolate aSpeBom1 chromosome 1, aSpeBom1.2.pri, whole genome shotgun sequence DNA window includes the following coding sequences:
- the SMIM20 gene encoding small integral membrane protein 20 produces the protein MSRNTRVVLIFGGFVTAVAAAFYPIFFHPLMHIDEYKKEQAVNRADVIQENVQPVGLKVWSDPFARK, from the exons ATGTCTAGGAACACCAGAGTAGTGCTGATTTTCGGTGGCTTTGTCACTGCAGTGGCGGCAGCTTTCTATCCTATATTTTTTCACCCCTTGATGCACATAGATGAATACA AAAAAGAACAAGCAGTCAACCGAGCTGACGTCATCCAGGAAAATGTACAGCCTGTAG gtTTGAAAGTGTGGTCCGACCCTTTCGCAAGAAAATAG